The following proteins come from a genomic window of Lycium ferocissimum isolate CSIRO_LF1 chromosome 4, AGI_CSIRO_Lferr_CH_V1, whole genome shotgun sequence:
- the LOC132052384 gene encoding formin-like protein 20 isoform X1 — protein MALFRRFFYRKPPDRLLEISERVYVFDCCFSTDALDEYEYKSYMGGIVAQLQDHYPDASFMVFNFKEGDHRSQISDILTQYDMTVMDYPRKYEGCPVLPLEMIKHFLRSSESWLSLEGQQNVLLMHCERGGWPVLAFMLAGLLLYREQYTGEQKTLDMVYRQAPRELLYVLSPLNPQPSQLRYLHYITRRNIGLDWLPSDIPFALDCIILRVLPLFDGGRGCRLLVRVYGLDPASPTSNRSSKLLFSTSKTKQHGRLYRQEECALVKIDIHCRVQGDVVLECIHLDDDLVREEMIFRVMFHTAFVRSNVLMLTRDEVDVPWDAKDQFSREFKAEVLFSDADALPSIITTEAPDEDDNETEGTSPDEFFEVEEIFSNAVDGQDGRGESDAHSVQDSMQDDDSIEIWKEEVEHHAFQDDTFVEVNRKLDGNMDSTQQASTTNGLGGKDNLINSKVVISDASSHKDSEPETPGASVMSEEGENKQDIEGTFRQERQGSKLTADINNGKNEKAPSSLKKQLASNSKLAADGIGPKNKSKQKESLGTLSRLAKPNAVSRWIPSNKGSYTNSMHVAYPPSRYKSAPPALAVTRDFQSGLKSKSPSPRASSEAKILAGASRIPKKRSSCPASLDISAVKEGPVAMTSSSESVESQALDLQASPTSPRPSSLPSFQYPSTLSLELPPIQEASTSMPASVTPPVSSPESHIITASLTHHSFPPPPPPLPPPSQFLSLSHNVKSLSPPSPPPPPSPPPLPPPSNGLRMTHMGSSHSHNVKSFSPPPPPPPSSPSLNGLRMTHMGNSSPPPPPPPTLPPKSSTVLRVGRVLSPNPSPTSSPNVACATSSLVTLSSLPPPPPPPPPPLYAPTAPKLPSFGMSVLPPPPPPPPPILVIHGAPQPPPPFSVVPGVTALPTMSASPPPPPPPPPLLGASASPPPPPPMHISPPSPPSQDEPLQSTSTPSRNAPPPPPPPPPLPSTPLRNVLAPIPPPSPPPPPAPPPPPIPRNSPTSILPPPPPPLPPSRNALAPTPPPLSHCAPPTPTPSSILCHHPLCTPSSFAGAPPPPPPPPSQAASLPSPSLLAVPPPPPPPPLPGVPAPPLPPYGGPPAPPPPSYGGPPAPPPPPPPPYGGPPPPPPPPYGGPPAPPPPPYGGPPAPPPPPYGGPPPPPPPPGGGPPAPLPPYGSGPPPPPPPPGGGPPPPGGAPPPPPPPGGKAPGPPPPPPPGGRAPGPPPPPGAPRPPGGGPPPPPAFGSKGPGAAGRGLPGGRAPALSRTRSNLKPLHWSKVTRALQGSLWEELQRHGEPQIAPEFDVSEIEVLFSATPKSSSSSKSGGKKKSADSKPDKVHLIDLRRANNTEIMLTKVKMPLPDMMAAALAMDESILDADQVENLIKFCPTKDEMDLLKGYTGDRELLGKCEQFFLELMKVPRVESKLRVFLFKIQFKSQVTDFKKSLNTVNSACEEVRNSLKLKEILKKILFLGNTLNQGTARGAAIGFKLDSLLKLTDTRATNNKMTLMHYLCKVLASKSPALLDFHDGLVSMEAASKIQLKSLAEEMQAIIKGLEKVKKELESSENDGPVSEIFCKTLKEFIGASEAEVGSLRELYSVAGRNADALALYFNEDPAKCPFEQVTATLLNFVRLFRKAHEENLKQAEQDKKKVQKEAETENAEGSNSRKKGEK, from the exons ATGGCGCTGTTTAGAAGATTCTTTTATAGGAAGCCGCCGGATCGGCTTCTAGAGATCTCTGAAAGGGTCTATG TATTTGATTGTTGCTTCTCAACGGACGCATTGGACGAATATGAGTACAAGTCATACATGGGAGGTATTGTAGCTCAGCTGCAGGACCATTATCCGGATGCTTCTTTCATGGTTTTTAACTTCAAAGAAGGAGATCATAGGAGCCAAATATCAGATATATTAACGCAGTATGATATGACTGTCATGGATTATCCTCGAAAATATGAGGGGTGTCCTGTATTGCCACTGGAGATGATCAAGCACTTCTTGAGATCCAGTGAGAGCTGGCTTTCACTCGAGGGCCAacaaaatgtgttgttgatgcaCTGTGAGAGGGGAGGGTGGCCTGTACTTGCTTTCATGCTTGCTGGCCTTCTTTTGTACAGAGAGCAATACACGGGTGAGCAGAAGACTCTTGACATGGTATATAGGCAAGCTCCTAGGGAGCTTCTTTATGTTTTATCACCTTTGAATCCGCAGCCATCTCAGCTTAGATATCTTCACTATATCACCAGAAGAAATATTGGCTTAGATTGGCTGCCATCAGATATTCCTTTTGCTTTAGATTGTATTATACTCAGGGTCCTTCCTCTATTTGATGGTGGGAGGGGTTGCCGACTGTTGGTTCGTGTCTACGGTCTGGACCCTGCTTCACCGACATCCAATAGGAGTTCTAAACTCCTCTTTTCAACTTCAAAGACAAAACAACATGGTCGCCTCTACCGACAG GAAGAGTGTGCACTGGTGAAAATAGATATCCACTGTCGCGTCCAAGGAGATGTTGTTCTTGAGTGCATCCATTTGGATGATGATCTAGTTAGGGAAGAAATGATATTCCGAGTTATGTTTCACACGGCATTTGTTCGCTCAAATGTTTTGATGTTAACTCGCGATGAAGTTGATGTCCCATGGGATGCAAAAGACCAATTTTCTAGGGAGTTCAAAGCAGAG GTTCTCTTTTCGGATGCTGATGCTCTTCCATCTATTATCACCACTGAAGCACCAGATGAAGATGATAATGAGACTGAAGGTACTTCCCCAGACGAGTTCTTTGAGGTGGAAGAGATATTCAGCAATGCTGTTGATGGACAGGATGGAAGAGGGGAATCTGATGCCCATTCAGTTCAGGACAGTATGCAGGATGATGACAGCATTGAAATATGGAAAGAAGAGGTGGAGCATCATGCCTTTCAAGATGATACTTTTGTTGAAGTTAATCGCAAACTAGACGGAAATATGGATTCCACTCAACAAGCATCAACAACAAATGGTTTAGGGGGCAAGGACAACTTGATAAACTCCAAGGTTGTGATTTCTGATGCTTCTAGTCACAAGGACTCAGAACCAGAAACACCGGGGGCAAGTGTCATGTCAGAAGAGGGGGAGAATAAGCAAGATATAGAAGGCACCTTTAGACAGGAGAGGCAGGGTTCAAAGTTGACTGCTGATATCAATAACGGAAAGAATGAAAAGGCACCTTCATCTCTAAAAAAACAGCTAGCATCCAACTCCAAACTTGCTGCTGATGGGATTGGACCTAAAAATAAATCTAAACAGAAAGAATCCCTGGGCACTCTGTCGCGACTAGCAAAGCCAAATGCAGTGTCTCGGTGGATCCCTTCTAATAAAGGTTCTTACACTAATTCAATGCATGTGGCATATCCACCATCAAGGTATAAGAGTGCTCCACCTGCGCTTGCTGTTACCAGGGATTTCCAATCTGGGTTAAAATCAAAATCGCCATCTCCTCGAGCTTCTTCAGAAGCTAAAATTCTAGCTGGAGCAAGTCGTATTCCAAAGAAACGCTCTTCATGTCCTGCATCATTAGATATATCAGCAGTCAAGGAAGGACCTGTTGCAATGACCTCTTCATCAGAATCAGTTGAAAGCCAGGCACTTGACCTTCAGGCATCCCCTACAAGTCCCCGGCCATCTTCGCTGCCTTCATTTCAATATCCAAGCACTTTATCACTTGAATTGCCTCCTATTCAGGAAGCAAGTACTAGCATGCCAGCTTCTGTGACGCCACCTGTGTCTTCGCCGGAAAGCCATATTATAACAGCTTCTTTGACCCACCATTCCTTCCCTCCCCCACCTCCACCCCTACCTCCACCTTCTCAATTCCTATCACTTAGTCATAATGTCAAATCCTTATCACCACCATCACCTCCACCTCCGCCTTCCCCTCCCCCTCTTCCTCCACCATCAAATGGCTTGAGAATGACTCATATGGGTAGCTCTCATAGTCATAATGTCAAATCATTTTCACCACCGCCTCCACCTCCGCCTTCCTCTCCATCATTAAATGGCTTGAGAATGACTCATATGGGTAATTCTTCTCCTCCTCCCCCTCCTCCCCCAACTTTACCCCCCAAATCATCTACTGTACTGAGAGTTGGTAGGGTATTATCACCAAACCCCTCACCCACTTCTTCGCCAAATGTCGCTTGTGCAACTTCCTCCTTGGTAACATTAAGTTCATTGCCACCTCCACCTCCACCTCCACCTCCACCTCTATATGCACCCACTGCACCAAAATTACCTAGCTTTGGTATGTCCGTTCTACCGCCACCACCTCCTCCCCCTCCCCCTATACTTGTAATTCATGGTGCCCCCCAGCCACCTCCACCATTTTCAGTTGTGCCTGGAGTTACTGCTTTACCAACAATGAGTGcttcaccaccaccacctcctcctcctcctcctctacTTGGTGCTTCAGCTTCACCTCCTCCACCACCTCCTATGCACATTTCTCCTCCTTCACCACCTTCACAGGATGAGCCACTTCAATCAACCTCAACTCCTTCAcgaaatgcacctcccccaccTCCACCTCCACCTCCCCTACCTTCAACTCCACTAAGAAATGTTTTGGCCCCAATTCCACCTCCATCTCCACCTCCacctccagctcctccacccCCACCTATACCAAGAAATTCTCCAACATCAATTCTACCTCCACCTCCACCACCCCTACCTCCTTCGAGAAATGCTCTAGCACCGACTCCCCCTCCCCTTTCGCACTGTGCTCCACCTACACCAACTCCATCTTCAATTCTTTGTCATCATCCTCTTTGCACCCCATCTTCTTTTGCTGGAGCACCACCACCACCTCCTCCACCTCCTTCGCAAGCTGCATCTTTACCATCTCCTTCACTGTTGGCAGTTccacctcctcctcctcctcctccattACCAGGAGTTCCAGCTCCTCCACTTCCCCCGTATGGCGGccctccagctcctccacctCCCTCCTATGGCGGACCACCAGCTCCTCCACCTCCTCCACCTCCCCCCTACGGCGGCCCACCACCTCCACCACCTCCCCCCTACGGCGGccctccagctcctccacctCCCCCCTACGGCGGccctccagctcctccacctCCCCCGTATGGCGGTCCACCACCTCCACCACCTCCTCCTGGTGGAGGCCCTCCAGCTCCTCTACCTCCCTACGGCAGTGGGCCTCCACCGCCACCTCCTCCCCCTGGTGGCGGTCCTCCACCCCCTGGTGGAGCACCACCTCCTCCACCACCTCCAGGAGGTAAAGCACCGGGTCCACCTCCCCCACCACCTCCTGGAGGCAGAGCACCTGGTCCACCTCCCCCACCTGGAGCTCCAAGACCTCCAGGTGGTGGACCTCCCCCACCGCCAGCATTTGGCTCTAAAGGTCCTGGGGCAGCTGGTAGAGGACTTCCTGGTGGGAGAGCTCCAGCACTTTCACGGACAAGATCTAATTTAAAGCCATTGCACTGGAGCAAGGTAACCAGGGCGCTACAGGGAAGCCTATGGGAGGAACTGCAGAGACATGGAGAGCCTCAAAT TGCTCCAGAGTTTGATGTGTCAGAAATAGAGGTTCTTTTCTCTGCTACCCCCAAGTCAAGTAGTTCGAGTAAATCTGGAGGAAAAAAGAAGTCTGCTGATTCTAAACCAGACAAGGTTCATCTG ATTGACCTAAGAAGGGCAAATAATACTGAGATTATGCTCACAAAGGTGAAAATGCCACTTCCAGACATGATG GCAGCTGCATTGGCAATGGATGAGTCTATTTTAGATGCAGATCAGGTGGAGAATCTGATAAAGTTTTGTCCTACAAAAGATGAGATGGATCTTCTTAAG GGTTACACTGGTGACAGGGAGCTTCTGGGAAAGTGTGAACAG TTCTTTTTGGAGTTGATGAAGGTGCCACGAGTAGAATCTAAATTAAGAGTGTTTCTCTTCAAGATTCAGTTCAAGTCTCAG GTGACAGACTTCAAGAAAAGCTTAAACACTGTGAACTCTGCATGCGAAGAG GTCCGAAATTCtttaaaattgaaggaaatattgaagaaaattttgtttCTAGGGAATACGTTAAATCAGGGAACTGCCAGAG GTGCTGCCATTGGATTTAAGTTGGACAGTCTTTTGAAGCTCACTGATACCCGTGCTACTAACAACAAGATGACACTCATGCATTATCTTTGTAAG GTTCTTGCTTCCAAGTCACCAGCACTTCTAGACTTCCATGATGGTCTTGTAAGCATGGAAGCTGCATCAAAG ATTCAATTGAAATCTTTGGCTGAAGAAATGCAAGCGATCATCAAGGGGCTGGAAAAAGTTAAGAAGGAGCTGGAGTCATCTGAGAATGACGGCCCTGTGTCTGAAATCTTTTGCAAG ACCTTAAAGGAATTCATTGGTGCATCTGAAGCAGAGGTGGGCTCTCTCAGGGAGTTGTATTCCGTGGCG GGCAGAAATGCAGATGCACTTGCACTATACTTCAATGAGGATCCTGCCAAATGTCCGTTTGAACAAG TCACTGCAACCCTCTTAAATTTTGTGAGGTTGTTCCGcaaagcccatgaagagaactTGAAGCAGGCTGAACAAGATAAGAAGAAAGTTCAGAAGGAAGCGGAAACGGAGAATGCAGAAGGAAGTAACTCAAGGAAGAAGGGTGAGAAGTAA
- the LOC132052384 gene encoding formin-like protein 20 isoform X2, with protein sequence MALFRRFFYRKPPDRLLEISERVYVFDCCFSTDALDEYEYKSYMGGIVAQLQDHYPDASFMVFNFKEGDHRSQISDILTQYDMTVMDYPRKYEGCPVLPLEMIKHFLRSSESWLSLEGQQNVLLMHCERGGWPVLAFMLAGLLLYREQYTGEQKTLDMVYRQAPRELLYVLSPLNPQPSQLRYLHYITRRNIGLDWLPSDIPFALDCIILRVLPLFDGGRGCRLLVRVYGLDPASPTSNRSSKLLFSTSKTKQHGRLYRQEECALVKIDIHCRVQGDVVLECIHLDDDLVREEMIFRVMFHTAFVRSNVLMLTRDEVDVPWDAKDQFSREFKAEVLFSDADALPSIITTEAPDEDDNETEGTSPDEFFEVEEIFSNAVDGQDGRGESDAHSVQDSMQDDDSIEIWKEEVEHHAFQDDTFVEVNRKLDGNMDSTQQASTTNGLGGKDNLINSKVVISDASSHKDSEPETPGASVMSEEGENKQDIEGTFRQERQGSKLTADINNGKNEKAPSSLKKQLASNSKLAADGIGPKNKSKQKESLGTLSRLAKPNAVSRWIPSNKGSYTNSMHVAYPPSRYKSAPPALAVTRDFQSGLKSKSPSPRASSEAKILAGASRIPKKRSSCPASLDISAVKEGPVAMTSSSESVESQALDLQASPTSPRPSSLPSFQYPSTLSLELPPIQEASTSMPASVTPPVSSPESHIITASLTHHSFPPPPPPLPPPSQFLSLSHNVKSLSPPSPPPPPSPPPLPPPSNGLRMTHMGSSHSHNVKSFSPPPPPPPSSPSLNGLRMTHMGNSSPPPPPPPTLPPKSSTVLRVGRVLSPNPSPTSSPNVACATSSLVTLSSLPPPPPPPPPPLYAPTAPKLPSFGMSVLPPPPPPPPPILVIHGAPQPPPPFSVVPGVTALPTMSASPPPPPPPPPLLGASASPPPPPPMHISPPSPPSQDEPLQSTSTPSRNAPPPPPPPPPLPSTPLRNVLAPIPPPSPPPPPAPPPPPIPRNSPTSILPPPPPPLPPSRNALAPTPPPLSHCAPPTPTPSSILCHHPLCTPSSFAGAPPPPPPPPSQAASLPSPSLLAVPPPPPPPPLPGVPAPPLPPYGGPPAPPPPSYGGPPAPPPPPPPPYGGPPPPPPPPYGGPPAPPPPPYGGPPAPPPPPYGGPPPPPPPPGGGPPAPLPPYGSGPPPPPPPPGGGPPPPGGAPPPPPPPGGKAPGPPPPPPPGGRAPGPPPPPGAPRPPGGGPPPPPAFGSKGPGAAGRGLPGGRAPALSRTRSNLKPLHWSKVTRALQGSLWEELQRHGEPQIAPEFDVSEIEVLFSATPKSSSSSKSGGKKKSADSKPDKVHLIDLRRANNTEIMLTKVKMPLPDMMAAALAMDESILDADQVENLIKFCPTKDEMDLLKGYTGDRELLGKCEQFFLELMKVPRVESKLRVFLFKIQFKSQVTDFKKSLNTVNSACEEVRNSLKLKEILKKILFLGNTLNQGTARGAAIGFKLDSLLKLTDTRATNNKMTLMHYLCKVLASKSPALLDFHDGLVSMEAASKIQLKSLAEEMQAIIKGLEKVKKELESSENDGPVSEIFCKTLKEFIGASEAEVGSLRELYSVAKCRCTCTILQ encoded by the exons ATGGCGCTGTTTAGAAGATTCTTTTATAGGAAGCCGCCGGATCGGCTTCTAGAGATCTCTGAAAGGGTCTATG TATTTGATTGTTGCTTCTCAACGGACGCATTGGACGAATATGAGTACAAGTCATACATGGGAGGTATTGTAGCTCAGCTGCAGGACCATTATCCGGATGCTTCTTTCATGGTTTTTAACTTCAAAGAAGGAGATCATAGGAGCCAAATATCAGATATATTAACGCAGTATGATATGACTGTCATGGATTATCCTCGAAAATATGAGGGGTGTCCTGTATTGCCACTGGAGATGATCAAGCACTTCTTGAGATCCAGTGAGAGCTGGCTTTCACTCGAGGGCCAacaaaatgtgttgttgatgcaCTGTGAGAGGGGAGGGTGGCCTGTACTTGCTTTCATGCTTGCTGGCCTTCTTTTGTACAGAGAGCAATACACGGGTGAGCAGAAGACTCTTGACATGGTATATAGGCAAGCTCCTAGGGAGCTTCTTTATGTTTTATCACCTTTGAATCCGCAGCCATCTCAGCTTAGATATCTTCACTATATCACCAGAAGAAATATTGGCTTAGATTGGCTGCCATCAGATATTCCTTTTGCTTTAGATTGTATTATACTCAGGGTCCTTCCTCTATTTGATGGTGGGAGGGGTTGCCGACTGTTGGTTCGTGTCTACGGTCTGGACCCTGCTTCACCGACATCCAATAGGAGTTCTAAACTCCTCTTTTCAACTTCAAAGACAAAACAACATGGTCGCCTCTACCGACAG GAAGAGTGTGCACTGGTGAAAATAGATATCCACTGTCGCGTCCAAGGAGATGTTGTTCTTGAGTGCATCCATTTGGATGATGATCTAGTTAGGGAAGAAATGATATTCCGAGTTATGTTTCACACGGCATTTGTTCGCTCAAATGTTTTGATGTTAACTCGCGATGAAGTTGATGTCCCATGGGATGCAAAAGACCAATTTTCTAGGGAGTTCAAAGCAGAG GTTCTCTTTTCGGATGCTGATGCTCTTCCATCTATTATCACCACTGAAGCACCAGATGAAGATGATAATGAGACTGAAGGTACTTCCCCAGACGAGTTCTTTGAGGTGGAAGAGATATTCAGCAATGCTGTTGATGGACAGGATGGAAGAGGGGAATCTGATGCCCATTCAGTTCAGGACAGTATGCAGGATGATGACAGCATTGAAATATGGAAAGAAGAGGTGGAGCATCATGCCTTTCAAGATGATACTTTTGTTGAAGTTAATCGCAAACTAGACGGAAATATGGATTCCACTCAACAAGCATCAACAACAAATGGTTTAGGGGGCAAGGACAACTTGATAAACTCCAAGGTTGTGATTTCTGATGCTTCTAGTCACAAGGACTCAGAACCAGAAACACCGGGGGCAAGTGTCATGTCAGAAGAGGGGGAGAATAAGCAAGATATAGAAGGCACCTTTAGACAGGAGAGGCAGGGTTCAAAGTTGACTGCTGATATCAATAACGGAAAGAATGAAAAGGCACCTTCATCTCTAAAAAAACAGCTAGCATCCAACTCCAAACTTGCTGCTGATGGGATTGGACCTAAAAATAAATCTAAACAGAAAGAATCCCTGGGCACTCTGTCGCGACTAGCAAAGCCAAATGCAGTGTCTCGGTGGATCCCTTCTAATAAAGGTTCTTACACTAATTCAATGCATGTGGCATATCCACCATCAAGGTATAAGAGTGCTCCACCTGCGCTTGCTGTTACCAGGGATTTCCAATCTGGGTTAAAATCAAAATCGCCATCTCCTCGAGCTTCTTCAGAAGCTAAAATTCTAGCTGGAGCAAGTCGTATTCCAAAGAAACGCTCTTCATGTCCTGCATCATTAGATATATCAGCAGTCAAGGAAGGACCTGTTGCAATGACCTCTTCATCAGAATCAGTTGAAAGCCAGGCACTTGACCTTCAGGCATCCCCTACAAGTCCCCGGCCATCTTCGCTGCCTTCATTTCAATATCCAAGCACTTTATCACTTGAATTGCCTCCTATTCAGGAAGCAAGTACTAGCATGCCAGCTTCTGTGACGCCACCTGTGTCTTCGCCGGAAAGCCATATTATAACAGCTTCTTTGACCCACCATTCCTTCCCTCCCCCACCTCCACCCCTACCTCCACCTTCTCAATTCCTATCACTTAGTCATAATGTCAAATCCTTATCACCACCATCACCTCCACCTCCGCCTTCCCCTCCCCCTCTTCCTCCACCATCAAATGGCTTGAGAATGACTCATATGGGTAGCTCTCATAGTCATAATGTCAAATCATTTTCACCACCGCCTCCACCTCCGCCTTCCTCTCCATCATTAAATGGCTTGAGAATGACTCATATGGGTAATTCTTCTCCTCCTCCCCCTCCTCCCCCAACTTTACCCCCCAAATCATCTACTGTACTGAGAGTTGGTAGGGTATTATCACCAAACCCCTCACCCACTTCTTCGCCAAATGTCGCTTGTGCAACTTCCTCCTTGGTAACATTAAGTTCATTGCCACCTCCACCTCCACCTCCACCTCCACCTCTATATGCACCCACTGCACCAAAATTACCTAGCTTTGGTATGTCCGTTCTACCGCCACCACCTCCTCCCCCTCCCCCTATACTTGTAATTCATGGTGCCCCCCAGCCACCTCCACCATTTTCAGTTGTGCCTGGAGTTACTGCTTTACCAACAATGAGTGcttcaccaccaccacctcctcctcctcctcctctacTTGGTGCTTCAGCTTCACCTCCTCCACCACCTCCTATGCACATTTCTCCTCCTTCACCACCTTCACAGGATGAGCCACTTCAATCAACCTCAACTCCTTCAcgaaatgcacctcccccaccTCCACCTCCACCTCCCCTACCTTCAACTCCACTAAGAAATGTTTTGGCCCCAATTCCACCTCCATCTCCACCTCCacctccagctcctccacccCCACCTATACCAAGAAATTCTCCAACATCAATTCTACCTCCACCTCCACCACCCCTACCTCCTTCGAGAAATGCTCTAGCACCGACTCCCCCTCCCCTTTCGCACTGTGCTCCACCTACACCAACTCCATCTTCAATTCTTTGTCATCATCCTCTTTGCACCCCATCTTCTTTTGCTGGAGCACCACCACCACCTCCTCCACCTCCTTCGCAAGCTGCATCTTTACCATCTCCTTCACTGTTGGCAGTTccacctcctcctcctcctcctccattACCAGGAGTTCCAGCTCCTCCACTTCCCCCGTATGGCGGccctccagctcctccacctCCCTCCTATGGCGGACCACCAGCTCCTCCACCTCCTCCACCTCCCCCCTACGGCGGCCCACCACCTCCACCACCTCCCCCCTACGGCGGccctccagctcctccacctCCCCCCTACGGCGGccctccagctcctccacctCCCCCGTATGGCGGTCCACCACCTCCACCACCTCCTCCTGGTGGAGGCCCTCCAGCTCCTCTACCTCCCTACGGCAGTGGGCCTCCACCGCCACCTCCTCCCCCTGGTGGCGGTCCTCCACCCCCTGGTGGAGCACCACCTCCTCCACCACCTCCAGGAGGTAAAGCACCGGGTCCACCTCCCCCACCACCTCCTGGAGGCAGAGCACCTGGTCCACCTCCCCCACCTGGAGCTCCAAGACCTCCAGGTGGTGGACCTCCCCCACCGCCAGCATTTGGCTCTAAAGGTCCTGGGGCAGCTGGTAGAGGACTTCCTGGTGGGAGAGCTCCAGCACTTTCACGGACAAGATCTAATTTAAAGCCATTGCACTGGAGCAAGGTAACCAGGGCGCTACAGGGAAGCCTATGGGAGGAACTGCAGAGACATGGAGAGCCTCAAAT TGCTCCAGAGTTTGATGTGTCAGAAATAGAGGTTCTTTTCTCTGCTACCCCCAAGTCAAGTAGTTCGAGTAAATCTGGAGGAAAAAAGAAGTCTGCTGATTCTAAACCAGACAAGGTTCATCTG ATTGACCTAAGAAGGGCAAATAATACTGAGATTATGCTCACAAAGGTGAAAATGCCACTTCCAGACATGATG GCAGCTGCATTGGCAATGGATGAGTCTATTTTAGATGCAGATCAGGTGGAGAATCTGATAAAGTTTTGTCCTACAAAAGATGAGATGGATCTTCTTAAG GGTTACACTGGTGACAGGGAGCTTCTGGGAAAGTGTGAACAG TTCTTTTTGGAGTTGATGAAGGTGCCACGAGTAGAATCTAAATTAAGAGTGTTTCTCTTCAAGATTCAGTTCAAGTCTCAG GTGACAGACTTCAAGAAAAGCTTAAACACTGTGAACTCTGCATGCGAAGAG GTCCGAAATTCtttaaaattgaaggaaatattgaagaaaattttgtttCTAGGGAATACGTTAAATCAGGGAACTGCCAGAG GTGCTGCCATTGGATTTAAGTTGGACAGTCTTTTGAAGCTCACTGATACCCGTGCTACTAACAACAAGATGACACTCATGCATTATCTTTGTAAG GTTCTTGCTTCCAAGTCACCAGCACTTCTAGACTTCCATGATGGTCTTGTAAGCATGGAAGCTGCATCAAAG ATTCAATTGAAATCTTTGGCTGAAGAAATGCAAGCGATCATCAAGGGGCTGGAAAAAGTTAAGAAGGAGCTGGAGTCATCTGAGAATGACGGCCCTGTGTCTGAAATCTTTTGCAAG ACCTTAAAGGAATTCATTGGTGCATCTGAAGCAGAGGTGGGCTCTCTCAGGGAGTTGTATTCCGTGGCG AAATGCAGATGCACTTGCACTATACTTCAATGA
- the LOC132053951 gene encoding uncharacterized protein LOC132053951 → MKDYSSVSMQGTGNIIRRSIFIFLQNYQFFTTTAALLAFPFAVSVLLLQAFIPSTSFVRAIHDHLHALFDAAGLPSSSKLFTLLNSKLSQTIAISFLAFPFTFSSLLFAKASIFKALTDQKPSKKPAVSSFFSLYSSLLLTQLCTSLVIISANATCFTLLFFAFNIFNCGFNLSSPEFIFLISVTGAIIYSTVLASTMIICNLALVLSGIEKIGGYVAILKACFLIRGKTATALLLTLIFNLALAAVEALFQYRIVKAYHHKRTGFSAISLEGMFIAYLYAILLVLDTISSCLFFECCKTGRQMDEEGCFPYQIEIEDRDNHAVLMTNTLEELS, encoded by the coding sequence ATGAAAGACTACTCATCTGTTTCAATGCAGGGGACTGGCAACATTATCAGAAGATCAATCTTTATCTTCTTGCAGAATTACCAGTTTTTCACTACTACAGCAGCACTTCTTGCGTTCCCTTTTGCTGTCTCCGTTCTTCTATTACAAGCATTCATCCCCTCAACGTCTTTCGTCCGAGCAATCCATGATCACCTGCATGCTCTATTTGATGCAGCAGGATTACCATCCTCTTCAAAACTATTCACCCTTCTCAATTCAAAGCTTTCACAGACCATTGCCATCTCTTTTCTTGCATTTCCCTTCACCTTTTCCTCCCTTCTTTTCGCAAAAGCGTCCATATTTAAAGCTCTCACTGATCAGAAACCATCCAAGAAACCTGcagtttcttcctttttctcacTCTACAGTTCCCTTCTTCTCACTCAACTTTGCACCTCATTAGTCATCATCTCAGCAAATGCAACTTGTTTCACTCTCCTATTTTTCGCCTTCAATATATTTAATTGCGGATTTAACCTTTCATCTCcggaattcatttttttaatttcagtaACAGGAGCAATAATTTACTCAACCGTTCTGGCCAGCACTATGATTATCTGTAACTTGGCACTGGTATTATCAGGAATAGAGAAAATTGGAGGGTACGTGGCAATTCTCAAAGCTTGTTTCCTAATCAGAGGGAAAACTGCGACAGCATTATTGTTAACCCTAATTTTCAACTTGGCTCTGGCTGCAGTTGAAGCTCTATTTCAATACAGAATTGTCAAAGCTTATCATCACAAAAGAACAGGCTTTTCTGCTATTTCTTTGGAAGGAATGTTCATTGCTTATTTGTATGCCATTCTTCTGGTTCTTGATACCATTTCTAGCTGTCTTTTCTTCGAATGCTGTAAAACGGGTCGCCAGATGGATGAAGAGGGATGTTTCCCTTATCAAATTGAGATTGAAGACAGAGATAACCATGCAGTTCTGATGACAAATACCTTAGAGGagctttcttga